Proteins co-encoded in one Colletes latitarsis isolate SP2378_abdomen chromosome 2, iyColLati1, whole genome shotgun sequence genomic window:
- the Clc-c gene encoding chloride channel protein 3 isoform X2 — protein MEKFPLKGTNLLNNTVPQNYQNPLTTYQSVDTKVENSDDVYFVENTRSRNQTAGRDTNLSSDDDMLEVNNIGSHHGENTVLSDHCIRIDDASSHISVDSDDIFGIAQYDDFHTIDWQRDIALDRMHHRYIVKKKHDSIWRLIKRVHDAWSGWLCVLFVGLFTGVAAGIIDIGASWMTDLKFGICPQAFWLNKEQCCWSYNETTFDGGNCSQWRTWPEVFSQSKDGAGPYMISYMFYIAWALLFASLSASLVRMFAPYACGSGIPEIKTILSGFIIRGYLGKWTLIIKSVGLILSVSAGLNLGKEGPMVHIACCIGNIFSYLFPKYGRNEAKKREILSAAAAAGVSVAFGAPIGGVLFSLEEVSYYFPLKTLWRSFFCALIAAFILRSINPFGNEHSVLFYVEYNKPWIFFELIPFVMLGVIGGVIATLFIKANLFWCRYRKTSKLGQYPVTEVLIVTVATAVIGYPNPYTRMSTSQLIYLLFSQCGVSNADILCDYNRNFSAVNSAIEIAAAGPGVYKAIWLLVLALILKLVMTIFTFGMKVPCGLFIPSLCLGAIMGRIVGIGMEQLAYNYPHIWMFSEECSTGIDCITPGLYAMVGAAAVLGGVTRMTVSLVVIMFELTGGVRYIVPLMAAAMASKWVGDALGKQGIYDAHIALNGYPFLDSKDEVQHTTLAADVMQPKRNEALHVLTQDSMTVEDVENLLKETEHNGFPVIVSKESQYLVGFVLRRDLNLAIANAKRMTEEITGQSLVIFTNGNNIQSHSPPPLKLKRILDMAPITITDQTPMETVVDMFRKLGLRQTLVTHNGRLLGVITKKDVLRHVKQLDNEDPNSVLFN, from the exons ATGGAGAAATTTCCATTGAAGggtacaaatttattaaataatacagtACCGCAGAATTATCAGAATCCTTTAACAACATACCAATCAGTTGATACAAAG GTGGAAAACTCGGATGATGTGTATTTTGTAGAGAATACACGGTCGCGAAATCAAACAGCTGGACGCGATACTAATTTAAGCAGTGACGACGATATGCTTGAAGTTAATAATATAGGATCTCACCATGGAGAGAATACCGTTCTCTCAGATCACTGTATTCGTATCGATGATGCTTCCTCCCACA TTTCGGTCGATTCCGATGATATTTTCGGGATCGCTCAATATGATGACTTTCACACAATTGATTGGCAGCGAGATATTGCCCTCGATAGAATGCACCATCGATATATCGTGAAGAAAAAACATGATTCCATTTGGCGTTTAATCAAGAGGGTACATGATGCATGGTCTGGATGGCTCTGTGTTTTATTTGTTGGTCTATTTACAGGAGTCGCGGCAGGTATTATAGATATAGGAGCCTCTTGGATGACCGATCTAAAGTTTGGTATATGTCCTCAAGCCTTCTGGCTGAATAAAGAACAATGTTGTTGGAGTTATAATGAAACAACTTTCGATGGTGGTAATTGTTCTCAG tggcggACGTGGCCTGAGGTATTTAGCCAATCGAAAGACGGTGCAGGACCTTACATGATTTCGTACATGTTTTACATAGCTTGGGCTCTCCTGTTTGCTTCCCTTTCTGCCTCATTAGTAAGAATGTTTGCTCCGTACGCTTGTGGCTCTGGTATTCCTGAG ATTAAGACGATTCTAAGTGGATTTATTATTCGTGGATATTTGGGAAAATGGACATTGATAATTAAGTCAGTGGGTTTGATTCTGTCGGTCTCAGCAGGTTTAAACTTGGGCAAGGAAGGACCAATGGTTCATATAGCTTGTTGCATAGGAAATATATTTTCTTATCTCTTTCCAAAATATGGTAGAAACGAAGCTAAGAAGAGAGAGATTTTATCAGCCGCCGCTGCTGCAGGAGTCTCGGTAGCTTTCGGTGCTCCGATCGGAGGTGTTCTTTTCAGCCTCGAAGAA GTGAGCTATTATTTTCCTCTCAAGACGTTGTGGCGGTCGTTTTTTTGTGCTCTGATAGCCGCTTTCATTTTGCGATCAATAAATCCTTTTGGTAATGAGCATTCGGTTCTTTTTTACGTTGAATACAACAAGCCTTGGATCTTTTTTGAGTTAATACCGTTTGTTATGCTTGGAGTAATTGGc ggaGTGATTGCCACTTTATTCATCAAGGCGAATCTGTTTTGGTGTCGTTATCGTAAAACTTCAAAGTTAGGTCAATATCCGGTTACCGAAGTTTTGATAGTGACGGTTGCAACTGCCGTCATCGGATATCCGAATCCATATACACGAATGAGTACGAGTCaactaatttatttattattcagtCAGTGCGGAGTGTCTAATGCAGATATATTATG CGATTATAATAGAAACTTCAGCGCTGTAAACTCTGCAATTGAAATCGCAGCAGCGGGACCCGGAGTTTATAAGGCCATATGGCTTCTTGTATTAGCGTTAATACTAAAACTTGTTATGACAATATTTACATTCGGTATGAAAGTACCCTGTGGATTATTTATTCCCTCGCTTTGTTTGGGAGCAATAATGGGACGTATTGTTGGTATTGGAATGGAACAACTCGCATACAATTATCCAcatatctggatgttcagtgaaGAATGTTCGACTGGTATCGATTGTATAACCCCTGGCTTATATGCGATGGTGGGTGCTGCAGCTGTTCTCGGCGGTGTTACTAGAATGACTGTCTCTCTTGTCGTGATAATGTTTGAATTAACTGGTGGTGTAAGATATATCGTGCCCTTAATGGCGGCCGCTATGGCGAGTAAATGGGTTGGCGACGCGCTTGGGAAACAAGGTATCTACGATGCTCACATCGCTTTGAACGGATATCCGTTTCTCGATAGCAAAGACGAAGTTCAACACACAACTCTTGCAGCCGATGTCATGCAACCTAA GCGCAATGAAGCCCTTCATGTGCTTACTCAGGATTCAATGACAGTCGAAGACgttgaaaatttattaaaagaaaCGGAACATAATGGTTTCCCTGTAATAGTTTCAAAAGAATCACAATATCTTGTTGGTTTTGTCTTGCGGAGAGACTTGAATCTGGCAATTGCAAACGCTAAACGTATGACAGAAGAGATAACCGGACAATCGTTGGTCATATTCACCAACGGAAACAATATTCAAAGTCATTCTCCTCCGCCACTCAAATTAAAGAGAATTCTTGATATGGCTCCGATTACAATTACGGACCAGACGCCTATGGAAACTGTTGTCGACATGTTCAGAAAATTGGGATTAAGGCAGACGCTCGTCACGCATAATgg ccgACTTCTGGGAGTCATCACAAAAAAGGATGTATTGAGACACGTAAAGCAGCTTGACAATGAAGATCCTAACTCTGTATTGTTTAATTAA
- the LOC143346601 gene encoding uncharacterized protein LOC143346601 yields MQRKISIKSTYWILQPWSLFSLILIQFLIQFLMSIYLYTYVARVETDVHIMQDHDILENEKLIRRKRNSALPVTEDNKVSDTSRIWEEKDMLKESKRVTLPPIAMSGLSSSPITPMEHDWVWLNADTRVQVDAIENFCRSSMKYCPPGLPGAPGEPGLPGLRGMIGPKGPPGLTGPRGPKGDVGSHGFDGRDGIPGEPGLDGIPGRSGLDGLPGINGKPGLNGSPGRPGRNGTDGRPGHIGPQGPPGLRGEMGPPGRPGLPGQDGRPGITAWKVNMNDYNVNDLLIPPSILDDRMLPATLNSTGLISVYEGTNIRLRCASSGKPQPVVQWFRTDGTVIPVGSWHVTSIIGYTFNITAVNREHMGEYTCIADNGVPPRAFKRFKLQVKFPPFIRIRNQMILVRSQSTATLECEVEAFPEPIVYWERGDGRRLKMSDKYRLEVYDKRDIYKLKMRLKITRITSGDYGTYHCIAKNDIDTTKGSFVVNDDVNSMERLIIRKEQHVTYGEPAPQHVDLEELCAPRETCTACPVLRCTFTDIAEYLNVQTLKGVNFTGLSSRLADGVIEALGKPVLKGTMDDHYGSWMHDASSRSDNYPDKLWVTRKNDTSFIYEYKSKDHFKNASSYPIALPYAFQGNGHIVYNRSFFYNPVNRSSIFRFNLHSISDHICDKEFPRCELHLPGLLVNTKNYLYTPNHNFNYVDFNVDENGLWIIYGLPSNNTVVLKIDAINMNIQYAWNISIDNHKFGEMFIAGGVLYAVHSVTEETMKIRLAFDLYKNVTIPVHLSFTNPYHKTTTVSYNHKTKELYTWNKGNQLAYPIKYQGFANVTTKEELKDVDTEI; encoded by the exons ATGCAGAGGAAAATTTCGATAAAATCAACATACTGGATATTGCAACCATGGAGTCTGTTTTCCCTTATACTAATCCaatttttaatacaatttttgATGTCTATTTATCTTTACACTTACGTGGCCCGTGTGGAGACTGATGTTCATATTATGCAAGACCAtgacattttagagaatgaaaAATTGATACGGAGAAAACGGAATAGTGCATTACCTGTAACTGAAGATAATAAAGTTTCAGATACTTCTAGA ATTTGGGAAGAAAAGGATATGTTGAAAGAGTCTAAAAGGGTGACTTTACCTCCCATAGCAATGTCGGGATTATCCTCTTCTCCAATCACTCCTATGGAACACGATTGGGTGTGGTTAAACGCAGACACACGTGTGCAG GTCGatgcaattgaaaatttttgtcGATCTTCAATGAAATATTGTCCACCAGGATTACCGGGGGCACCTGGAGAACCAGGTCTTCCAGGATTGCGTGGAATGATTGGTCCAAAAGGACCGCCTGGTTTAACTGGACCTCGTGGGCCGAAAGGCGATGTAGGATCTCATGGCTTTGATGGCAGAGATGGTATACCAggcgaacctggtcttgatggaaTTCCTGGACGCAGTGGCTTAGATGGACTTCCAGGAATAAATGGTAAACCAGGGTTAAATGGATCTCCTGGTCGGCCTGGGCGGAATGGCACAGATG GAAGGCCAGGTCACATAGGACCACAAGGACCACCTGGACTGCGCG GAGAAATGGGTCCTCCTGGTAGACCCGGCTTACCAGGGCAAGATGGCAGGCCAGGGATAACAGCCTGGAAGGTGAACATGAATGACTATAATGTAAATGATTTATTAATTCCTCCTTCCATCTTGG ACGATAGAATGTTACCAGCAACGTTAAATTCTACCGGATTAATTTCTGTTTATGAGGGAACCAATATAAGATTGAGATGCGCATCGAGCGGAAAGCCACAGCCTGTCGTTCAATGGTTTAGAACCGATGGTACAGTCATTCCTGTAGGATCTTGGCATG TGACTTCTATCATTGGATACACATTTAATATCACTGCAGTGAACAGAGAGCACATGGGAGAATACACCTGCATCGCTGATAATGGAGTTCCTCCTAgagcatttaaaagatttaaacTTCAagttaaat TTCCACCTTTTATTCGGATACGCAATCAAATGATTCTTGTGCGTAGTCAGAGTACTGCCACTCTGGAATGTGAGGTCGAGGCATTTCCGGAGCCAATTGTTTACTGGGAACGCGGGGATGGCCGTCGCCTTAAAATGTCTGACAAATACAGACTTGAAGTTTATGATAAAAGAGATATATATAAG CTTAAAATGCGGTTAAAGATTACAAGAATAACATCGGGAGATTATGGTACCTACCACTGCATTGCCAAAAACGACATTGATACCACTAAGGGCTCGTTTGTAGTCAATG ACGATGTAAATAGTATGGAAAGATTAATTATTAGAAAAGAACAACATGTTACGTATGGAGAGCCTGCGCCGCAACATGTTGATTTAGAGGAACTTTGTGCACCGCGTGAAACTTGCACCGCTTGTCCTGTTTTAAGATGTACCTTTACAGATATTGCCGAATATCTAAACGTTCAAACACTAAAAGGCGTCAATTTCACTGGTCTTTCATCGCGATTAGCAG ATGGCGTGATAGAAGCGTTGGGGAAACCTGTATTAAAGGGTACGATGGATGATCATTACGGAAGTTGGATGCACGACGCGTCTTCGAGATCTGATAATTATCCCGATAAACTTTGGGTTACTCGAAAAAATGACACTTCTTTTATTTATGAGTACAAATCAAAAGATCATTTTAAAAATGCTAGTTCATATCCCATTGCATTACCCTATGCATTTCAG GGTAATGGACATATAGTATACAATAGATCTTTCTTTTACAATCCTGTAAATCGATCTTCCATTTTTCGCTTCAATCTTCATTCCATTTCTGATCATATATGTGATAAGGAGTTTCCGCGATGCGAATTGCATCTACCAGGGTTACTAGTAAATACAAAAAATTATCTCTATACGCCGAATCATAATTTTAATTACGTTGACTTTAATGTCGATGAAAATG GCTTATGGATAATATATGGATTGCCATCGAATAATACGGTAGTGCTAAAGATAGATGCAATCAATATGAATATTCAATATGCATGGAATATTAGTATCGACAATCATAAATTTGGAGAAATGTTTATTGCTGGAGGAGTACTTTATGCCGTTCATAGCGTCACTGAAGAAACAATGAAAATAAG ATTAGCCTTCGATCTCTATAAAAACGTTACAATACCTGTCCACTTATCGTTCACAAATCCTTACCACAAAACCACGACAGTTAGCTACAACCATAAGACGAAA gaACTTTACACCTGGAATAAAGGAAATCAATTGGCATATCCTATCAAGTATCAAGGCTTTGCAAATGTTACAACGAAAGAAGAACTCAAAGATGTAGACACCGAAATTTAA
- the Clc-c gene encoding chloride channel protein 3 isoform X1, with amino-acid sequence MEKFPLKGTNLLNNTVPQNYQNPLTTYQSVDTKVENSDDVYFVENTRSRNQTAGRDTNLSSDDDMLEVNNIGSHHGENTVLSDHCIRIDDASSHSELFSVDSDDIFGIAQYDDFHTIDWQRDIALDRMHHRYIVKKKHDSIWRLIKRVHDAWSGWLCVLFVGLFTGVAAGIIDIGASWMTDLKFGICPQAFWLNKEQCCWSYNETTFDGGNCSQWRTWPEVFSQSKDGAGPYMISYMFYIAWALLFASLSASLVRMFAPYACGSGIPEIKTILSGFIIRGYLGKWTLIIKSVGLILSVSAGLNLGKEGPMVHIACCIGNIFSYLFPKYGRNEAKKREILSAAAAAGVSVAFGAPIGGVLFSLEEVSYYFPLKTLWRSFFCALIAAFILRSINPFGNEHSVLFYVEYNKPWIFFELIPFVMLGVIGGVIATLFIKANLFWCRYRKTSKLGQYPVTEVLIVTVATAVIGYPNPYTRMSTSQLIYLLFSQCGVSNADILCDYNRNFSAVNSAIEIAAAGPGVYKAIWLLVLALILKLVMTIFTFGMKVPCGLFIPSLCLGAIMGRIVGIGMEQLAYNYPHIWMFSEECSTGIDCITPGLYAMVGAAAVLGGVTRMTVSLVVIMFELTGGVRYIVPLMAAAMASKWVGDALGKQGIYDAHIALNGYPFLDSKDEVQHTTLAADVMQPKRNEALHVLTQDSMTVEDVENLLKETEHNGFPVIVSKESQYLVGFVLRRDLNLAIANAKRMTEEITGQSLVIFTNGNNIQSHSPPPLKLKRILDMAPITITDQTPMETVVDMFRKLGLRQTLVTHNGRLLGVITKKDVLRHVKQLDNEDPNSVLFN; translated from the exons ATGGAGAAATTTCCATTGAAGggtacaaatttattaaataatacagtACCGCAGAATTATCAGAATCCTTTAACAACATACCAATCAGTTGATACAAAG GTGGAAAACTCGGATGATGTGTATTTTGTAGAGAATACACGGTCGCGAAATCAAACAGCTGGACGCGATACTAATTTAAGCAGTGACGACGATATGCTTGAAGTTAATAATATAGGATCTCACCATGGAGAGAATACCGTTCTCTCAGATCACTGTATTCGTATCGATGATGCTTCCTCCCACAGTGAGTTAT TTTCGGTCGATTCCGATGATATTTTCGGGATCGCTCAATATGATGACTTTCACACAATTGATTGGCAGCGAGATATTGCCCTCGATAGAATGCACCATCGATATATCGTGAAGAAAAAACATGATTCCATTTGGCGTTTAATCAAGAGGGTACATGATGCATGGTCTGGATGGCTCTGTGTTTTATTTGTTGGTCTATTTACAGGAGTCGCGGCAGGTATTATAGATATAGGAGCCTCTTGGATGACCGATCTAAAGTTTGGTATATGTCCTCAAGCCTTCTGGCTGAATAAAGAACAATGTTGTTGGAGTTATAATGAAACAACTTTCGATGGTGGTAATTGTTCTCAG tggcggACGTGGCCTGAGGTATTTAGCCAATCGAAAGACGGTGCAGGACCTTACATGATTTCGTACATGTTTTACATAGCTTGGGCTCTCCTGTTTGCTTCCCTTTCTGCCTCATTAGTAAGAATGTTTGCTCCGTACGCTTGTGGCTCTGGTATTCCTGAG ATTAAGACGATTCTAAGTGGATTTATTATTCGTGGATATTTGGGAAAATGGACATTGATAATTAAGTCAGTGGGTTTGATTCTGTCGGTCTCAGCAGGTTTAAACTTGGGCAAGGAAGGACCAATGGTTCATATAGCTTGTTGCATAGGAAATATATTTTCTTATCTCTTTCCAAAATATGGTAGAAACGAAGCTAAGAAGAGAGAGATTTTATCAGCCGCCGCTGCTGCAGGAGTCTCGGTAGCTTTCGGTGCTCCGATCGGAGGTGTTCTTTTCAGCCTCGAAGAA GTGAGCTATTATTTTCCTCTCAAGACGTTGTGGCGGTCGTTTTTTTGTGCTCTGATAGCCGCTTTCATTTTGCGATCAATAAATCCTTTTGGTAATGAGCATTCGGTTCTTTTTTACGTTGAATACAACAAGCCTTGGATCTTTTTTGAGTTAATACCGTTTGTTATGCTTGGAGTAATTGGc ggaGTGATTGCCACTTTATTCATCAAGGCGAATCTGTTTTGGTGTCGTTATCGTAAAACTTCAAAGTTAGGTCAATATCCGGTTACCGAAGTTTTGATAGTGACGGTTGCAACTGCCGTCATCGGATATCCGAATCCATATACACGAATGAGTACGAGTCaactaatttatttattattcagtCAGTGCGGAGTGTCTAATGCAGATATATTATG CGATTATAATAGAAACTTCAGCGCTGTAAACTCTGCAATTGAAATCGCAGCAGCGGGACCCGGAGTTTATAAGGCCATATGGCTTCTTGTATTAGCGTTAATACTAAAACTTGTTATGACAATATTTACATTCGGTATGAAAGTACCCTGTGGATTATTTATTCCCTCGCTTTGTTTGGGAGCAATAATGGGACGTATTGTTGGTATTGGAATGGAACAACTCGCATACAATTATCCAcatatctggatgttcagtgaaGAATGTTCGACTGGTATCGATTGTATAACCCCTGGCTTATATGCGATGGTGGGTGCTGCAGCTGTTCTCGGCGGTGTTACTAGAATGACTGTCTCTCTTGTCGTGATAATGTTTGAATTAACTGGTGGTGTAAGATATATCGTGCCCTTAATGGCGGCCGCTATGGCGAGTAAATGGGTTGGCGACGCGCTTGGGAAACAAGGTATCTACGATGCTCACATCGCTTTGAACGGATATCCGTTTCTCGATAGCAAAGACGAAGTTCAACACACAACTCTTGCAGCCGATGTCATGCAACCTAA GCGCAATGAAGCCCTTCATGTGCTTACTCAGGATTCAATGACAGTCGAAGACgttgaaaatttattaaaagaaaCGGAACATAATGGTTTCCCTGTAATAGTTTCAAAAGAATCACAATATCTTGTTGGTTTTGTCTTGCGGAGAGACTTGAATCTGGCAATTGCAAACGCTAAACGTATGACAGAAGAGATAACCGGACAATCGTTGGTCATATTCACCAACGGAAACAATATTCAAAGTCATTCTCCTCCGCCACTCAAATTAAAGAGAATTCTTGATATGGCTCCGATTACAATTACGGACCAGACGCCTATGGAAACTGTTGTCGACATGTTCAGAAAATTGGGATTAAGGCAGACGCTCGTCACGCATAATgg ccgACTTCTGGGAGTCATCACAAAAAAGGATGTATTGAGACACGTAAAGCAGCTTGACAATGAAGATCCTAACTCTGTATTGTTTAATTAA